A single window of Eucalyptus grandis isolate ANBG69807.140 chromosome 1, ASM1654582v1, whole genome shotgun sequence DNA harbors:
- the LOC120292880 gene encoding uncharacterized protein LOC120292880 — translation MKRQRETMKNVSRIKFLHCFRRPVIEDMMLEPRRRRNQLMHLLIDEDDNERASVKPPYARSRKHSFSRMLKSALFYTALARTIRRKRSSSFRNSLLTKHCPSMDAEPRGSLCDNNDQKLIDDQANHFSSTSLSSGSSSALEYVDCVSKQWSHGGFLYNGSSMKQEQSPDHQDQSRTKRAKLDMAYLLFISLMGTVLCGRAYAMVFALMWLLVVTRRLCWSVTDNDDDVRTGRQEKVKVSQAETDEKK, via the exons ATGAAACGTCAGAGAGAGACCATGAAGAATGTGTCGAGGATCAAGTTCTTGCATTGCTTTAGACGACCCGTCATCGAGGACATGATGCTCGAGCCCAGGCGTAGGCGGAACCAGCTCATGCATCTTTTGATCGATGAGGACGACAATGAGAGAGCAAGCGTGAAACCACCGTATGCTCGATCGAGAAAGCATAGCTTTTCGCGCATGTTGAAGTCCGCTCTCTTCTACACCGCTTTG GCTCGGACTATCCGCCGGAAAAGAAGTAGTTCATTTCGAAACTCATTGTTGACGAAACACTGTCCTTCAATGGATGCCGAACCAAGGGGGTCGTTATGTGATAACAACGATCAGAAGCTTATCGATGATCAGgcaaatcatttttcttctacCTCTCTTTCTTCAGGTTCAAGTTCGGCATTAGAGTACGTGGACTGTGTGTCCAAACAGTGGTCTCACGGTGGATTCTTGTACAATGGCTCATCAATGAAGCAAGAGCAAAGCCCAGATCATCAAGATCAGTCACGAACGAAACGAGCCAAACTTGATATGGCATATCTGCTGTTCATTAGTCTGATGGGGACAGTGTTGTGTGGCAGAGCTTATGCAATGGTCTTTGCATTGATGTGGCTTCTTGTGGTGACTCGCCGGCTTTGCTGGAGCGTCActgacaatgatgatgatgtgaggACAGGAAGACAGGAGAAAGTGAAGGTTTCGCAGGCAGAGACTGATGagaagaagtga